In Anaerolineales bacterium, one DNA window encodes the following:
- the nrdR gene encoding transcriptional regulator NrdR — protein sequence MRCPYCKHHDSKVLDTSHDSHGGIRRRRECLKCRQRFSSYERPILATPLIIKQDGAREEFDREKLARGIRISCAKRPVSAADIERMIGQVETQLTKLGKAEVSSRVVGDLVMATLKETDQIAYIRYAIVYLGLDDLQSIRTEIDQLLED from the coding sequence ATGCGTTGTCCGTATTGCAAACATCACGATTCTAAAGTTCTCGACACCTCGCATGACAGCCACGGAGGCATTCGCCGCCGCCGCGAGTGCCTGAAGTGCAGACAGCGTTTCAGCAGTTACGAACGCCCCATCCTTGCCACACCGCTCATCATCAAGCAGGACGGCGCGCGTGAGGAGTTCGACCGCGAGAAACTGGCGCGCGGCATCCGTATTTCGTGCGCCAAACGCCCCGTCTCCGCGGCGGATATCGAGCGCATGATCGGACAGGTTGAAACTCAATTGACCAAACTGGGCAAGGCCGAGGTCTCCTCCCGCGTGGTGGGGGATCTGGTCATGGCCACCCTGAAGGAAACGGACCAGATCGCATACATCCGCTATGCGATCGTGTATTTGGGGCTGGATGATCTCCAGTCCATCCGCACGGAAATCGATCAGCTGCTGGAAGACTAA
- a CDS encoding alpha/beta hydrolase, giving the protein MTAVDLKGSVYRARLLGNEQKVNYVGQGTGTPVILAHGLAASLHDWDDLLPELAASGYAGHALDLLGHGESEKPAHPSAYTVENTFAHFSKWIDTLQRHEPMVLIGHSLGGGLSLLYALRHPERVRALVLVNPFYDIKQLPPMMQRVFRHQLVNTHLIERTPYRLFRFLVDVSNFNFYIGNRETHILPEHIRYQTALDYKRASSGIYNIPRTLPSLTFDLSRLHHPTLLLWGGRDQTIAPASFLQLAKSLPNLKGMHTFPVCGHVPHQCHPERFNPHVMKFLKDL; this is encoded by the coding sequence ATGACAGCAGTTGATCTAAAAGGCAGCGTGTACCGCGCAAGGTTGCTTGGGAATGAACAAAAAGTAAATTACGTTGGACAAGGCACGGGAACGCCGGTCATTCTCGCGCATGGGCTGGCTGCCTCGCTTCACGATTGGGACGACCTGCTCCCCGAACTTGCCGCTTCGGGCTATGCGGGCCATGCGCTTGACCTGCTCGGGCACGGCGAGAGTGAAAAGCCCGCGCATCCCTCTGCCTATACGGTGGAAAACACCTTCGCACATTTTTCCAAGTGGATCGATACGCTCCAGCGTCATGAGCCCATGGTCCTCATCGGTCATTCCCTCGGCGGCGGATTGTCGTTGTTGTATGCGCTGCGTCATCCCGAACGGGTACGCGCGCTGGTGCTGGTCAATCCGTTCTATGACATCAAGCAGCTGCCGCCGATGATGCAGAGGGTCTTCCGCCATCAACTCGTCAACACCCATCTGATTGAGCGCACGCCGTACCGCCTCTTCCGCTTTCTGGTGGACGTGAGCAATTTCAACTTCTACATCGGGAACCGCGAGACGCATATCCTGCCCGAACATATCCGTTACCAGACTGCGCTGGACTACAAACGCGCCTCCTCGGGGATTTACAACATCCCGCGCACGCTTCCCTCCCTGACGTTTGACCTGTCCCGCCTGCACCATCCGACTCTGCTCTTATGGGGCGGACGCGACCAGACCATCGCCCCGGCATCCTTCCTGCAGCTGGCGAAATCGCTCCCCAACCTGAAAGGGATGCACACCTTCCCGGTTTGCGGGCACGTCCCGCATCAATGCCACCCTGAGAGATTCAATCCGCATGTGATGAAGTTTTTGAAGGATCTATAA
- a CDS encoding cytochrome c peroxidase, with protein sequence MNRKTLFSITALALALVLFSACSSATGEEAASEITDGMLGIFGTLPEEVTPSEYEMSEPLVDLGRMLYYEQRISINGQMSCNTCHGLNNYGMDGLRFSFGHSGNPVGRNSPTVYNAALHVAQFWDGRVPTVEEQAKGPILAGGEMGMPSGDYVVDVLKSIPGYLPYFQAAFPGDSDPITYDHVGQAIGAFERRLLTPGRFDDFLAGNMDALTEQEKRGFVLFIETGCASCHSGPALGGRMYTTLGTKEPYTTNDLGRYNVTQNEADKYSFKVPGLRNIAVTGPYLHDGSIPTLESMVQLMARHQLGNKLPDSQVDDMVTFMRALTGVLPSEYTAEPILPPNPEPVEAP encoded by the coding sequence ATGAATAGAAAAACCCTCTTTTCCATCACTGCCCTTGCTCTGGCTTTGGTATTATTTTCTGCGTGTAGCTCTGCGACTGGGGAGGAAGCCGCGTCTGAAATCACGGATGGTATGCTTGGAATCTTTGGGACCCTGCCCGAGGAGGTGACACCCAGCGAATATGAGATGAGCGAACCTTTGGTTGATCTTGGACGGATGCTGTATTATGAGCAGCGCATTTCCATCAATGGGCAGATGTCCTGCAATACCTGTCATGGGCTCAACAATTACGGCATGGACGGTCTGCGTTTCTCATTCGGCCACTCCGGGAATCCGGTCGGTCGTAACTCACCGACCGTATACAATGCAGCACTTCATGTTGCCCAATTCTGGGATGGACGCGTCCCCACTGTGGAGGAGCAAGCCAAGGGTCCGATTCTGGCTGGTGGCGAAATGGGCATGCCCAGCGGTGATTATGTTGTCGATGTGCTTAAGTCAATCCCTGGGTACCTGCCTTACTTCCAGGCCGCATTTCCCGGCGATTCGGATCCCATCACCTATGATCATGTTGGACAGGCAATCGGCGCGTTTGAGCGACGATTGCTGACCCCCGGACGGTTTGATGATTTCCTGGCAGGCAACATGGATGCCCTCACAGAACAGGAAAAACGCGGGTTTGTGCTTTTCATCGAAACCGGCTGTGCCAGTTGTCATAGCGGCCCTGCCCTGGGTGGCCGCATGTACACCACCCTGGGTACAAAGGAACCTTACACGACCAATGATCTTGGCCGATACAATGTCACCCAGAACGAAGCCGACAAGTACTCTTTCAAAGTTCCCGGCCTGCGCAATATCGCCGTGACCGGCCCCTACCTTCATGATGGCAGCATCCCGACCCTGGAATCCATGGTGCAGTTGATGGCTCGTCATCAGTTGGGCAATAAACTGCCGGACAGTCAGGTTGACGACATGGTTACCTTCATGCGGGCGCTGACCGGCGTGCTGCCTTCGGAATATACCGCCGAACCTATCCTTCCCCCCAATCCTGAGCCTGTTGAAGCTCCGTAG
- a CDS encoding glycosyltransferase encodes MNITILSTGTRGDTQPYIALGIELKKAGHAVRFAAFQNYESFVRSYGLDYFPIRGDVSLVAGGESGKKAMQVDNPLKLMLSFNELKVHLFDLQQDLFNACRDSDVVVYHPGAAIGYFAARHFNIPSVLATPFPMTATREYPALIFYDMPRFGEAFNFLSHKIFEQIMWMASSSPLKAYWKQEFGTSPQGYSSPFSGQTTRRLPTIISCSNYVFHTPKDRPSNVHTTGYWFLDETADWSPMPELIEFLQNGSKPIYIGFGSMAGFDGAERTTALVIEALRMSGQRGVLATGWKGMSKLERLPENIFMLESVPHAWLFPRMAAVVHHGGAGTTAEGLRAGVPSVIVPHANDQYAWGRRVYELGAGAKPIPRKKLTAENLAKGIQSALIDDINSAARDLGEKIRAEKGTENAAGVILACVEE; translated from the coding sequence GTGAATATTACAATTCTCAGCACAGGCACGCGTGGGGATACTCAGCCGTATATTGCATTGGGCATCGAATTAAAAAAAGCAGGGCATGCTGTGCGTTTTGCCGCGTTCCAGAATTATGAATCCTTTGTAAGATCATATGGGCTGGATTACTTCCCGATTCGCGGTGATGTTTCCCTGGTCGCCGGCGGGGAGAGCGGGAAGAAAGCCATGCAGGTGGATAATCCGCTGAAACTTATGCTCAGTTTTAACGAACTTAAGGTTCATTTGTTCGACCTTCAGCAGGATTTATTCAATGCCTGCAGGGATTCGGATGTCGTTGTCTATCACCCCGGCGCAGCCATCGGATATTTTGCGGCACGGCATTTCAATATTCCTAGCGTGCTTGCGACACCATTTCCCATGACCGCGACACGCGAGTATCCTGCGCTGATCTTTTACGATATGCCCCGTTTTGGAGAGGCTTTCAATTTCCTGAGTCATAAGATCTTCGAACAGATCATGTGGATGGCATCTTCATCGCCGCTGAAAGCATACTGGAAACAGGAGTTTGGGACATCGCCACAGGGATATTCCAGCCCGTTCAGCGGGCAGACCACAAGACGTTTGCCTACGATCATTTCGTGCAGCAACTATGTTTTTCATACACCAAAAGACAGACCCTCCAATGTCCATACGACAGGATACTGGTTTCTGGATGAAACAGCGGACTGGTCTCCCATGCCTGAGTTGATTGAATTTCTGCAAAACGGAAGCAAACCCATATACATCGGCTTCGGGAGCATGGCCGGTTTTGACGGGGCAGAACGGACCACGGCCTTGGTCATCGAAGCGTTGCGAATGTCCGGCCAGCGCGGGGTCTTGGCAACGGGCTGGAAGGGGATGTCCAAATTGGAGCGCCTGCCTGAAAACATCTTCATGCTCGAGAGCGTGCCGCATGCATGGCTCTTCCCGCGCATGGCTGCCGTGGTACACCATGGAGGGGCCGGGACAACCGCCGAAGGTTTGCGCGCTGGTGTGCCAAGTGTGATTGTCCCGCATGCCAACGACCAATACGCATGGGGGCGGCGCGTGTACGAACTGGGTGCCGGCGCAAAACCGATACCCCGTAAAAAACTGACCGCGGAAAATCTTGCAAAGGGAATTCAGTCTGCGTTGATTGATGACATTAATTCTGCCGCGCGGGATTTGGGTGAAAAGATTCGCGCCGAAAAAGGAACAGAGAATGCGGCAGGCGTCATCCTCGCGTGTGTGGAAGAATAG
- a CDS encoding alpha/beta fold hydrolase, whose translation MDIDLDLYRHEIRISSDPLIRLSAIDVSPERPQRTIVFIHGFGGKAEQWKYQMQKFALDNRVVALDLRGHGLSDKPTSGYDMQRLQLDLETALTQLNVSTPFVLVGHSFGGAVVTDYALNHPDHIEKLILIATAGEFRLNPMFRLGLSLPMSVLRVIGPFTRSWLHAPPHALKECYDRNMSKWVGWEKLANLQVPTMVIRGHRDYVFDRPLFEKVAQSIPGAEDVDVRVSGHMVMLERRAAVDRAIDGFLKGESKKTWRDSSFAAPKSLREEIKRERVWLNQYDDGVPFTVDVPRIPAHLLLRSSVRRFPNRPAVYFEGAKFTYRRLNHEANRFANALLAQGLGKGARVVLLLPNIPQMVVAYYGALKAGATVVMMPPMTEPEELARQVRDADASMLVTLSTWSGLARQIRQETGVPHVVLTDPADYLVLPKYLISRWRNRGLDVSNALHWKRWLAQHGKKSPSVDVSPEDLAVIMFTGGTTAQSKGVMLSHRNLVANALQTRHWLPDADAGRERFLCVVPFFHSYGMTAALNVPVSIGAAMILKPQFQILDVLKTIKKYKPTIFPGSPSMYVAINNFRGVRKYGIHSIKACISGSAPLPVEVQEAFEKLTKGKLVEGYGLTEASPVTHANPMNKNRRIGTIGVPLPSTQAAVVDLKTSRKEVEPGQIGELAIRGPQVMMGYWKNEAATNEVLTKDGWLLTGDVAQMDEDGFCRIIARKADMWYPEKAGREPAFPRDVEEVIYEIPQIKEVAVVAVAGHPFAFVIAGREKPSAESILAYCKRRLPPHLVPRFVIFMDEFPRTFIGKVLRRELAKRYGKQIASE comes from the coding sequence ATGGATATAGACCTCGACCTCTACCGCCACGAAATCCGCATTTCGTCCGATCCCCTCATCCGTCTTTCTGCAATTGATGTTTCGCCTGAACGCCCCCAGCGCACCATCGTTTTCATTCATGGATTCGGCGGCAAGGCGGAACAATGGAAGTACCAGATGCAAAAATTCGCGCTGGATAACCGCGTCGTTGCATTGGACTTGCGCGGACACGGTCTTTCCGATAAACCGACCAGCGGCTACGACATGCAGCGTCTCCAGCTGGACCTGGAAACTGCCCTGACCCAGTTGAACGTATCCACGCCGTTTGTTTTGGTCGGCCACTCCTTCGGCGGAGCCGTTGTCACAGACTATGCCCTTAATCATCCCGATCACATCGAAAAATTGATCCTGATCGCAACGGCGGGTGAATTCAGATTGAATCCAATGTTCAGACTGGGTTTGAGTCTGCCGATGTCTGTCCTGCGTGTGATCGGCCCGTTCACGCGTTCATGGCTTCACGCCCCGCCTCATGCACTCAAGGAATGTTACGACCGCAACATGTCCAAATGGGTGGGCTGGGAAAAACTCGCCAATTTGCAGGTTCCCACCATGGTCATCCGCGGACACCGCGATTATGTCTTCGACCGTCCGCTGTTCGAGAAGGTGGCACAGTCCATTCCGGGGGCGGAGGATGTCGATGTGCGTGTATCGGGCCACATGGTCATGCTGGAGAGGCGCGCGGCAGTGGACCGGGCGATCGACGGCTTCCTTAAAGGTGAATCCAAAAAAACGTGGCGTGATTCCTCCTTTGCCGCACCGAAATCCCTGCGTGAGGAAATTAAGCGTGAGCGCGTCTGGCTCAACCAATATGATGACGGCGTGCCGTTCACCGTGGACGTACCGCGCATTCCCGCACATCTTTTATTGCGCTCATCCGTCAGGCGCTTTCCGAACCGTCCCGCCGTTTATTTCGAAGGCGCCAAATTTACGTATCGACGGTTGAACCACGAAGCCAACCGTTTTGCGAATGCCCTGCTTGCACAGGGACTTGGCAAAGGCGCGCGCGTGGTTCTGCTTTTACCGAACATTCCCCAAATGGTTGTGGCCTATTACGGTGCGTTGAAGGCGGGTGCGACGGTTGTGATGATGCCGCCCATGACCGAGCCTGAGGAGTTGGCACGCCAGGTCAGGGATGCGGATGCGAGCATGCTGGTCACCCTTTCGACATGGTCCGGCCTGGCAAGGCAGATCCGCCAGGAGACAGGGGTGCCGCATGTGGTGCTGACCGATCCCGCGGATTATCTCGTCCTGCCCAAATACCTGATCTCACGCTGGCGCAATCGCGGCCTGGATGTATCGAATGCGCTGCATTGGAAGCGCTGGCTCGCCCAGCACGGCAAAAAATCCCCCAGCGTGGATGTTTCCCCCGAAGACTTGGCTGTGATCATGTTTACGGGCGGTACGACGGCGCAATCCAAGGGTGTGATGTTGTCGCATCGTAACCTTGTTGCGAACGCCTTGCAGACCCGCCACTGGCTGCCCGACGCGGATGCGGGCAGGGAACGCTTCCTGTGCGTTGTGCCGTTCTTCCATAGTTATGGCATGACCGCCGCCTTGAATGTGCCCGTCTCGATTGGTGCGGCGATGATCCTCAAGCCGCAATTCCAGATTTTGGATGTGTTGAAGACCATAAAAAAATACAAGCCGACCATCTTCCCCGGCTCGCCAAGCATGTATGTGGCCATCAACAATTTCCGCGGTGTGCGCAAGTATGGCATCCATTCCATCAAAGCCTGCATCAGCGGCTCCGCGCCCCTGCCTGTGGAAGTGCAGGAAGCCTTCGAGAAACTCACCAAGGGGAAGCTTGTCGAAGGCTATGGCTTGACTGAAGCCTCGCCCGTCACGCACGCCAACCCAATGAACAAGAACCGCCGCATCGGCACGATCGGCGTGCCGCTTCCGTCCACGCAGGCGGCGGTCGTGGATTTGAAAACCTCGCGCAAGGAAGTGGAGCCCGGGCAGATCGGCGAACTGGCGATCCGCGGTCCGCAGGTAATGATGGGCTACTGGAAGAATGAAGCCGCCACCAATGAAGTGCTGACCAAGGACGGCTGGCTGCTGACCGGCGATGTGGCTCAAATGGACGAAGACGGTTTCTGCCGCATCATCGCCCGTAAAGCGGATATGTGGTACCCTGAAAAGGCGGGCCGGGAACCCGCCTTCCCGCGGGATGTGGAAGAGGTCATCTACGAGATCCCGCAGATCAAGGAAGTGGCGGTGGTGGCCGTGGCAGGCCATCCCTTCGCGTTTGTCATTGCGGGCCGGGAAAAGCCCAGCGCCGAGTCCATCCTGGCCTACTGCAAGCGCAGGCTTCCGCCGCATCTTGTCCCGCGCTTCGTCATCTTCATGGACGAGTTCCCGCGCACGTTCATCGGCAAGGTTTTGCGCCGTGAACTGGCCAAACGCTACGGGAAACAGATTGCAAGCGAATAG
- a CDS encoding ribonuclease J — translation MSKKNKLRIIPLGGLGEVGKNMMAYEFGGDIIVVDAGIMFPRNDMLGVDYIIPDFEYLKKRANRVLGIFITHGHEDHIGAIQHVVADIPAPIHATPLTRGLIEGKLLRNNSQHKAQFKTIQAGETTKIGPFTIEYFHVSHSIPDAVGLAITTPAGLVIHMSDFKFDHTPVDGWPTDFAKLAEFSTRGVDLLLSDSTNAERPGWTPSESVIGPAFDKVFGEAKGRVIVATFASLISRVQQVADAAAKHGRKMAIAGPSMVDNVKVARKLGYLEIPDEMIVPLDQALQMQDHKVVLMCTGSQGEPSSIVGRLSAGTNRQFDLKPNDTIVLSSHPIPGNEETISKTINRLLRRGVKVVDDGVAPIHVSGHAAQEEQKLLINLVRPKHFMSIHGELRMLKRHAQLAQEVGMDEKNTIVVENGQIVELVGNKIQLGERIPGDYIFVTGESIGDIDHDVMRERSQLARNGILLIDISLDKLTGKLLQEPEIITRGFVSPDDAEELLPEVRKRVMSVIHDGKLDDEKDIVNAVKSYLHQQTKRRPMVFVTLSKS, via the coding sequence ATGAGCAAGAAAAACAAGTTAAGAATTATCCCACTCGGGGGGCTGGGCGAAGTGGGAAAGAACATGATGGCCTACGAATTCGGCGGCGACATTATCGTGGTGGATGCCGGCATCATGTTCCCCAGGAACGACATGCTCGGCGTGGATTACATCATCCCGGACTTTGAATATTTAAAGAAACGCGCCAACCGCGTGCTGGGAATTTTCATCACGCATGGGCATGAGGACCATATCGGCGCGATCCAGCATGTGGTCGCGGATATTCCCGCGCCCATCCACGCCACCCCGCTTACCCGCGGTTTGATCGAGGGTAAATTGCTGCGAAACAACTCGCAGCACAAAGCGCAGTTCAAAACGATCCAGGCGGGTGAAACGACAAAAATCGGTCCCTTCACCATTGAATATTTCCATGTGAGTCATTCGATACCGGATGCCGTGGGGCTGGCCATCACCACCCCTGCGGGGTTGGTCATTCACATGAGCGACTTCAAATTCGACCACACTCCCGTGGATGGCTGGCCCACTGATTTCGCCAAACTCGCCGAGTTCTCCACCCGCGGCGTGGATCTGCTTCTTTCCGACTCCACCAACGCCGAACGCCCAGGCTGGACTCCCTCCGAGTCGGTTATTGGCCCCGCCTTCGACAAGGTCTTTGGCGAGGCCAAGGGGCGTGTGATCGTGGCGACATTTGCATCCCTGATCTCACGCGTGCAGCAGGTGGCAGATGCCGCCGCAAAGCACGGGCGCAAAATGGCGATTGCCGGTCCAAGCATGGTGGATAACGTCAAGGTTGCGCGCAAATTGGGTTATCTGGAGATCCCGGATGAAATGATCGTTCCACTGGACCAGGCTCTTCAAATGCAGGACCACAAGGTGGTTCTGATGTGCACCGGTTCACAAGGCGAACCGTCGTCCATCGTCGGGCGCTTATCCGCTGGCACGAACCGCCAGTTCGACCTCAAACCGAATGATACGATCGTGCTTTCCTCACACCCCATCCCCGGCAACGAGGAGACCATCAGCAAGACGATCAATCGCCTGCTGCGCCGCGGTGTAAAAGTCGTGGATGACGGAGTTGCCCCCATCCATGTCTCCGGCCACGCCGCGCAGGAGGAACAAAAACTGCTCATCAACCTGGTGCGCCCGAAACACTTCATGTCCATTCACGGTGAACTGCGCATGTTAAAACGCCATGCGCAACTGGCACAGGAGGTGGGCATGGATGAAAAGAATACAATCGTTGTTGAGAATGGGCAGATCGTTGAACTCGTCGGCAATAAAATCCAGCTGGGCGAGCGCATCCCCGGCGATTACATATTCGTGACCGGCGAATCCATCGGTGACATCGACCACGATGTGATGCGTGAACGCAGCCAGCTTGCCCGCAACGGCATCCTGCTGATTGACATCAGCCTGGACAAACTCACCGGAAAATTACTGCAGGAACCAGAGATCATCACGCGCGGATTCGTCTCACCGGATGATGCCGAGGAGCTTCTGCCCGAGGTTCGGAAACGCGTGATGAGCGTCATCCATGATGGAAAACTGGATGATGAAAAGGACATCGTCAACGCAGTCAAGAGCTATCTGCACCAGCAAACAAAACGAAGACCGATGGTCTTCGTCACGCTCAGCAAATCATAA
- the mutY gene encoding A/G-specific adenine glycosylase translates to MKLSSLILKWYARHGRSLPWRGHPDPYAVWVSEIMLQQTRVETAIPYFERWMKLFPDVKKLAAAKEQDILNAWEGLGYYSRARNLHKAAKIVASKFNGELPRDLEALRSLPGVGRYTVGAIASIAFQMDAPTLDGNLRRIFARLYDVTERADSPAGEKKLWEYAAQNVPRGNAGDFNQGLMDVGATICLPKNPRCLLCPLKKMCKARKNGTQELRPVLKPKKQVPQFVHAAAVIVERGRVLLSRRPSTGLLGGMWEFPNTRVEENPAGELEKALKAARKLHVKKEADLVTVYHAYSHFRVVVHAFRCTAVSLPKTNTLKWVKIDTLDEYPMGKVDRQIARKIK, encoded by the coding sequence ATGAAGCTCTCCTCCCTGATTCTAAAATGGTATGCAAGGCATGGACGCAGCCTGCCCTGGCGTGGTCATCCCGACCCGTACGCGGTCTGGGTCTCCGAGATCATGCTCCAGCAAACGCGGGTGGAAACGGCCATCCCTTATTTTGAGAGATGGATGAAGTTGTTTCCCGATGTGAAGAAATTGGCTGCTGCCAAAGAGCAGGATATTTTGAACGCCTGGGAGGGACTCGGCTATTACAGCCGCGCACGCAACCTGCACAAAGCCGCGAAAATTGTCGCCTCGAAGTTTAACGGAGAGCTGCCTCGTGATCTTGAAGCCTTGCGCTCCCTGCCGGGGGTGGGCCGCTATACGGTTGGTGCGATCGCGTCGATTGCCTTCCAAATGGACGCGCCGACCCTGGACGGCAACCTGCGCCGCATCTTTGCGCGGTTGTACGATGTAACGGAACGCGCCGATTCGCCCGCTGGTGAAAAAAAATTGTGGGAATATGCTGCGCAGAATGTACCCAGGGGAAACGCGGGGGATTTCAACCAGGGGCTTATGGATGTAGGCGCGACCATTTGCCTCCCAAAGAATCCGCGCTGTTTGCTATGTCCATTAAAGAAAATGTGCAAGGCGCGTAAAAACGGCACACAGGAATTGCGCCCCGTGTTGAAGCCGAAGAAGCAGGTTCCCCAATTTGTCCATGCGGCGGCGGTGATCGTGGAACGCGGGCGGGTGCTGTTGAGTCGACGCCCGTCAACCGGATTGCTGGGCGGGATGTGGGAATTCCCGAACACCAGGGTGGAGGAGAATCCTGCTGGGGAGTTGGAAAAAGCTTTGAAAGCAGCGCGCAAGCTTCACGTCAAGAAAGAGGCGGACTTGGTCACTGTATATCATGCGTATAGTCACTTTCGGGTTGTGGTTCATGCCTTCCGCTGTACAGCCGTCTCACTCCCCAAAACCAATACTTTGAAGTGGGTCAAGATCGATACGTTGGATGAGTACCCGATGGGCAAGGTGGATCGGCAGATCGCCCGGAAAATAAAATGA